A segment of the Yersinia rochesterensis genome:
ATGCCAGTACCGGACAAAATGCGGTGAGTCAGGCGAAACTGTTTAATGAAGCAGTGGGTTTGACCGGAATTACCCTGACTAAGCTCGATGGTACCGCCAAGGGTGGGGTAATATTTGCCATCGCAGATCAGTTCGGTATCCCAATCCGTTATATCGGCGTTGGGGAAGGTATAGAGGATTTACGGCCATTTAAGGCTGACGATTTTATTGAGGCTCTTTTTGCCCGAGAGGATTAATACGGATGATTCGCTTTGAACAGGTCAGTAAAGCTTATCTGGGAGGACGACAGGCACTGCAAGGGGTAGATTTTCATCTGCGTCCAGCGGAAATGGCGTTCTTGACAGGTCATTCCGGTGCAGGGAAAAGTACTCTGCTGAAACTGATTTGTGGTATCGAGCGCCCCAGTGCTGGCCATATCTGGTTTGGTGGTCATGACATCAGCCGCCTGAAAAATCGCGAAGTGCCATTCTTGCGTCGTCAGATCGGGATGATCTTTCAAGATCACCACCTGCTGTTGGACAGAACGGTCTATGACAATGTTGCCATGCCATTGATTATTGCAGGTGCCAGCACCGAAGATATTCGCCGCAGAGTGTCTGCGGCACTGGATAAAGTGGGGTTATTGGATAAGGCGAAAAACTTCCCTATTCAGCTCTCCGGTGGTGAACAACAGCGTGTTGGTATAGCCAGGGCGGTAGTGAACAAGCCCGCGGTATTACTGGCAGATGAGCCGACCGGTAACCTGGATGATGCATTATCTGAAGGCATTTTGCGTTTGTTTGAAGAGTTTAACCGTGTGGGCGTTACCGTGTTAATGGCAACCCACGACACGTCGTTGATTGCTCGGCGGCGCTACCCGATTCTGACATTAAGTCAGGGGCGTATGTCAGGAGCGCATCATGGCGAATAATAGTGCGCAGAAAGCAAAAACCAAGGCGCTGAAAGGCGGTTGGCGCGAACAGTGGCGTTATTCGTGGGTTAATGCTGTTGCCGATATGATGCGCCAACCGTTGGCAACGTTGTTAACAGTGATGGTGATTGCCATCTCACTGACCCTGCCAAGTGTGTGTTATATCGTGTGGAAGAACGTCAGTCAGGCGGCGGATCAATGGTATCCAACGCCGCAATTGACGGTCTATCTGGATAAAGCGTTAGATGATAACGCGGCTGAAAATGTCGTGACCACACTGAAAGCGGAAGCCGGTGTTGAGAAAGTTAACTATCTATCGCGGGAAGAAGCGATGGGTGAGTTCCGCAACTGGTCTGGTTTTGGCGGTGCGCTGGATATGCTGGAAGAAAACCCGCTGCCCGCAGTTGCCATTATCACGCCTAAGCTAGATTTTCAAAGTTCCGGGACGCTCGATACCCTGCGCGAGCGGGTGAGTAAGGTCGAAGGGGTAGCCGAAGTTCGTATGGATGATAGCTGGTTTGCTCGTTTGGCGGCATTAACCGGCTTGGTCGGGCAAGTTGCGGCCATGATTGGCGTGTTGATGGTGGTAGCTGTATTCCTGGTCATTGGTAACAGTGTGCGTCTGAGTATCTTTAGCCGCCGCGATACTATCAATGTTATGAAACTGATTGGGGCAACCGATGGGTTTATTCTGCGGCCGTTCTTGAACGGTGGCGCGATGCTAGGTTTCGGCGGTGCGGTGTTATCACTAATTCTCTCCGAAGCGCTGGTATGGAAGCTCGGTTCGGTTGTGACACAGGTGGGCACGGTGTTCGGCACCAGCTTTGCGCTACATGGGTTAAGCTGGGATGAATGCCTGTTGTTGGTGTTGATCTCGGCGATGATTGGCTGGATCGCCGCCTGGCTGGCGACGGTTCAACATTTACGCCGATTTACACCGCAGTAAAAAATGTTTGTTATACTCTTTCCCTGCAGTACTTCGATAAAGGCAGGGAAAGGGGCGTTGTTTACCCATTCATACCTTAAGTTTTCCCTGATACGCACAGCGAGTTATCTGCTAAGATCAATAGCTGAAACTGTGATCCAGGCTGAACTTTTATGGCAATGGCCGGTCGAAGAACACAGTGAAATGATAAGGTGTCCAACGCTTGAATCTGCTTAAGCAGGTGCTAAAATATTGGCGTTGAGAGAAATCTGCACTAAACATGCATGCAATGAGAGGGTTTCGAATGACCAAAGAAATGCAAACTTTAGCCTTAGTACCCCAAGGTAGTTTGGAAGCCTATATTCGGGCTGCCAATGCCTATCCAATGCTAACTGCAGAGGAAGAGCGGGAACTGGCTGAACGGCTGCATTACCAGGGCGATCTGGGGGCGGCTAAACAGCTAATCCTGTCTCACCTGCGCTTTGTTGCTCATGTTGCCCGTAACTATTCTGGGTATGGTTTGCCACAGGCTGACCTTATTCAGGAAGGTAATATTGGCTTGATGAAAGCGGTTCGCCGTTTTAACCCTGAAGTTGGGGTGCGTCTGGTGTCTTTCGCAGTACACTGGATCAAAGCAGAAATTCATGAATATGTTCTG
Coding sequences within it:
- the ftsE gene encoding cell division ATP-binding protein FtsE; translated protein: MIRFEQVSKAYLGGRQALQGVDFHLRPAEMAFLTGHSGAGKSTLLKLICGIERPSAGHIWFGGHDISRLKNREVPFLRRQIGMIFQDHHLLLDRTVYDNVAMPLIIAGASTEDIRRRVSAALDKVGLLDKAKNFPIQLSGGEQQRVGIARAVVNKPAVLLADEPTGNLDDALSEGILRLFEEFNRVGVTVLMATHDTSLIARRRYPILTLSQGRMSGAHHGE
- the ftsX gene encoding permease-like cell division protein FtsX, whose protein sequence is MANNSAQKAKTKALKGGWREQWRYSWVNAVADMMRQPLATLLTVMVIAISLTLPSVCYIVWKNVSQAADQWYPTPQLTVYLDKALDDNAAENVVTTLKAEAGVEKVNYLSREEAMGEFRNWSGFGGALDMLEENPLPAVAIITPKLDFQSSGTLDTLRERVSKVEGVAEVRMDDSWFARLAALTGLVGQVAAMIGVLMVVAVFLVIGNSVRLSIFSRRDTINVMKLIGATDGFILRPFLNGGAMLGFGGAVLSLILSEALVWKLGSVVTQVGTVFGTSFALHGLSWDECLLLVLISAMIGWIAAWLATVQHLRRFTPQ